In Flavobacterium sp. N1736, the following are encoded in one genomic region:
- a CDS encoding rhomboid family intramembrane serine protease — protein sequence MKDNHFKFSTAVVGLPVLFVLFLWIIYWVQIRFDFDFYQHGIYPRDISGLQGILFSPFIHENLSHLYNNSIPLFVLLAALQFFYPKQSFAVIGYGILFSGLITWIIGRSNYHIGASGLIYVLVTFIFFKGIQTKYYRLVALSFAVVLLYGGMIWYVFPDVDASISWEGHLAGFITGFALTLLYKAPEYTKPIVYEWQKPDFNPDDDAFMKHFDENGNFVNTEKPEDEFETFSTYYNSDVFVNYTITKSELDDKL from the coding sequence ATGAAAGACAATCATTTTAAATTTTCTACCGCTGTTGTTGGTCTACCTGTTCTTTTTGTGCTTTTTCTATGGATTATTTATTGGGTTCAGATTCGGTTTGACTTCGATTTTTATCAACATGGAATTTATCCGCGTGATATTTCAGGTTTACAAGGTATTTTGTTTAGTCCTTTTATTCATGAAAATTTAAGTCATTTATATAATAACTCAATTCCGCTTTTTGTATTACTTGCTGCTTTGCAATTTTTTTATCCAAAGCAATCTTTTGCAGTAATTGGATATGGAATTTTGTTTTCAGGTTTGATTACCTGGATTATTGGTCGTTCAAATTATCATATTGGTGCCAGTGGATTGATTTATGTTTTGGTAACTTTTATTTTTTTTAAAGGCATCCAGACAAAATATTATCGATTAGTTGCCCTTTCTTTTGCAGTAGTTTTACTTTATGGAGGTATGATTTGGTATGTTTTTCCAGATGTCGATGCTTCTATTTCGTGGGAAGGCCATTTGGCAGGATTTATTACAGGATTTGCATTAACGTTACTTTATAAAGCACCAGAATATACAAAACCAATTGTTTACGAATGGCAAAAACCAGATTTTAATCCGGATGATGATGCCTTTATGAAACATTTTGATGAGAATGGAAATTTTGTTAATACTGAGAAACCTGAAGATGAATTTGAAACTTTTTCTACTTATTATAATTCAGACGTTTTTGTGAATTATACAATAACTAAATCAGAACTAGACGATAAGTTGTAG
- a CDS encoding replication-associated recombination protein A, which translates to MEAPLAERIRPQKLEDYISQSHLVGPNGSLTQQISKGIIPSLIFWGPPGTGKTTLAQIIAQESKRPFYILSAINSGVKDIRDVIEKAKQSGGLFTAKNPILFIDEIHRFSKSQQDSLLAAVEKGWITLIGATTENPSFEIIPALLSRCQVYILNAFTKQDLEALLHRAMKTDAELVSKNIILKETEALLRLSGGDGRKLLNIFELVVNASAIDEIIITNDRVLELVQQNTVLYDKTGEQHYDIVSAFIKSIRGSDPNGAVYWLARMIEGGEDVKFIARRMLILSSEDIGNANPTAFIMANNTFQAVSTIGYPESRIILSQCAIYLATSPKSNASYMAIGNAQQLVKQTGDLPVPIHLRNAPTKLMKELGYGEDYKYSHDYANNFAEQEFLPDAIKETVLYNPGSNSRENSNREFLKNRWKDKYGY; encoded by the coding sequence ATGGAAGCACCTTTAGCCGAACGCATTCGCCCACAAAAACTGGAAGATTATATTAGTCAGAGTCATTTGGTTGGGCCAAACGGATCATTGACGCAACAAATTTCAAAAGGAATTATTCCGTCATTAATATTTTGGGGACCTCCCGGAACAGGGAAAACGACCTTAGCACAAATTATTGCGCAAGAGTCAAAACGTCCGTTTTACATTTTAAGTGCCATTAATTCCGGCGTAAAAGATATTCGCGATGTAATTGAAAAAGCAAAGCAAAGCGGCGGGTTATTTACTGCCAAAAATCCAATTTTATTTATTGATGAGATTCATCGATTTAGCAAATCTCAACAAGATTCTCTTTTGGCAGCAGTCGAAAAAGGCTGGATTACACTTATTGGTGCCACAACCGAAAACCCAAGTTTTGAGATAATTCCCGCATTATTATCACGTTGTCAGGTATATATTCTAAACGCTTTTACAAAACAGGATTTAGAAGCTTTATTGCATCGTGCGATGAAAACAGATGCCGAATTAGTTTCAAAAAATATCATTTTGAAAGAAACCGAAGCTTTACTCCGTCTTTCCGGTGGTGACGGAAGAAAACTGTTGAATATTTTTGAACTTGTGGTGAATGCTTCTGCAATTGATGAAATCATTATAACAAATGACCGTGTTTTAGAATTAGTGCAGCAAAATACTGTTTTGTATGACAAAACGGGAGAACAGCATTATGACATAGTTTCCGCCTTTATTAAATCTATTCGGGGAAGCGATCCTAATGGAGCCGTTTATTGGTTAGCACGAATGATTGAAGGCGGCGAAGATGTAAAATTTATTGCCAGAAGAATGCTTATTCTATCCAGTGAAGATATTGGAAATGCAAATCCAACTGCATTTATAATGGCAAATAATACTTTTCAGGCTGTTTCGACAATTGGTTATCCGGAAAGCCGAATCATTTTAAGCCAATGTGCTATTTATTTAGCAACTTCTCCTAAAAGCAACGCATCGTATATGGCTATTGGAAATGCGCAGCAATTGGTAAAACAAACCGGAGATTTACCCGTTCCAATTCATTTGCGTAATGCTCCAACAAAGCTAATGAAAGAATTAGGTTATGGAGAAGATTATAAATACTCACATGATTATGCCAATAATTTTGCTGAGCAGGAATTTTTGCCAGATGCTATAAAAGAAACGGTTCTTTACAATCCGGGAAGCAATTCAAGAGAGAATAGCAACCGCGAATTTTTAAAGAACCGTTGGAAAGATAAATATGGTTATTAA
- a CDS encoding YjjG family noncanonical pyrimidine nucleotidase codes for MNTHITDIFFDLDHTLWDFDKNSELAFDRIFKERFPSVKIEDFIEKYMPINQACWKLYQHDKITHQELRYNRLKFSFDALDIEISDEDIDQIANDYIETLTDNNHLFDGAIEVLEYLKPKYKLHIITNGFANVQDKKINNALLSGYFATITNSELAGVKKPNSIIFDYAVNVAQASKENCIMIGDCLDADVNGALNAGLDAIFFNDKKIEAPQNIKQINHLLELKKYL; via the coding sequence ATGAATACGCATATAACCGACATTTTTTTTGATTTAGATCATACACTTTGGGATTTTGATAAAAACTCTGAACTTGCCTTTGATCGAATTTTTAAAGAAAGATTTCCAAGTGTGAAAATTGAGGACTTTATTGAAAAATATATGCCCATAAATCAGGCTTGCTGGAAATTATATCAACATGATAAAATTACACATCAGGAACTTCGTTACAATAGATTAAAGTTTTCGTTTGATGCTTTAGATATTGAGATTTCAGATGAAGATATTGATCAGATTGCAAATGATTATATAGAAACTCTTACAGATAATAATCACTTATTTGACGGTGCAATCGAAGTTCTGGAATATTTGAAACCGAAATATAAATTGCACATTATTACGAATGGTTTTGCAAATGTTCAGGATAAAAAAATAAATAATGCATTGTTGTCGGGTTATTTTGCAACAATTACAAATTCAGAACTGGCTGGTGTAAAAAAGCCAAATAGTATTATCTTTGATTATGCAGTTAATGTAGCGCAGGCTTCAAAAGAAAATTGCATTATGATTGGAGATTGCCTTGATGCCGATGTTAACGGAGCATTAAATGCAGGCTTGGACGCTATTTTTTTTAATGATAAAAAAATAGAAGCTCCACAAAATATTAAACAAATAAATCACTTACTAGAACTAAAAAAATATTTATAA
- the radC gene encoding RadC family protein — MEITYIPISDWSEEDRPREKLMQKGKEALTNAELMAILIGSGSRNESAVALSKRILASVDHNLNSLTKLSISQLMNFKGIGEVKAITIISALELGRRRRVEEIVDLVKITSSKVVFEIMQPLIGELSHEEFWVIFLNNSNKIISKSQLSKGGITGTIVDARLVFKLAMENGATGLILCHNHPSGNLKPSEADKEITKKLKLAGDSLDVKVLDHLIITETKYYSFVDEGIF, encoded by the coding sequence ATGGAAATTACTTATATTCCAATTTCAGATTGGTCAGAAGAAGATCGTCCACGCGAAAAATTAATGCAGAAAGGCAAAGAAGCTTTGACTAATGCAGAATTAATGGCAATTCTAATTGGCTCCGGAAGTCGTAACGAATCGGCAGTTGCTTTAAGCAAGCGCATTCTGGCAAGTGTAGATCATAATCTAAATTCTTTAACAAAATTATCTATTTCTCAATTAATGAATTTTAAAGGAATAGGAGAGGTGAAAGCAATTACGATTATTTCTGCTTTAGAATTGGGCCGACGCCGTAGAGTTGAAGAAATTGTCGACTTGGTGAAAATCACTTCCAGTAAAGTAGTTTTTGAAATTATGCAACCTCTAATTGGAGAATTATCCCATGAAGAATTTTGGGTAATTTTTCTGAATAATTCAAATAAAATAATTTCTAAATCGCAGTTAAGCAAAGGTGGTATTACAGGAACAATTGTTGATGCGCGTCTTGTTTTTAAATTAGCTATGGAAAATGGTGCTACAGGCTTGATTTTGTGTCATAATCATCCTTCGGGAAATTTAAAACCAAGCGAAGCCGACAAAGAAATTACAAAGAAACTAAAGTTAGCAGGAGATAGTTTAGATGTTAAAGTTTTAGATCATTTGATTATTACTGAAACAAAATATTATAGTTTTGTAGATGAAGGAATTTTTTAA
- a CDS encoding GNAT family N-acetyltransferase, translating to MKPSIRVVKTTSENPDFLFLIETFDTFLWERYPELKKEYWGNNLIEFNSNVFIVYLEDEPVACGCFKKYNANSVELKRMFVSPKARGLGLAQLIIRELEFEAKNQGFENMILETLYKQVEAIGLYQKVGFKIVQNYEPYVGLTNSICMSKSINSGQ from the coding sequence ATGAAGCCAAGTATAAGAGTTGTGAAAACAACCAGCGAAAATCCTGATTTTTTATTTTTGATTGAAACATTCGATACCTTTTTATGGGAGCGATATCCGGAGTTGAAGAAAGAATATTGGGGAAATAATTTAATTGAATTTAATTCGAATGTTTTCATTGTTTATCTTGAAGATGAGCCTGTTGCTTGCGGCTGTTTTAAAAAGTATAATGCAAATTCAGTTGAATTAAAACGGATGTTCGTTTCGCCAAAAGCCAGAGGTTTGGGTTTGGCGCAGTTAATAATTAGAGAACTGGAATTTGAGGCAAAAAATCAAGGCTTTGAAAACATGATTTTAGAAACTTTATATAAACAAGTTGAAGCTATTGGTTTATATCAAAAAGTAGGTTTTAAAATTGTGCAGAACTACGAACCTTATGTGGGATTAACAAATAGTATTTGCATGAGCAAATCGATTAATTCCGGGCAATAA
- a CDS encoding UDP-N-acetylmuramate--L-alanine ligase has protein sequence MRTHFIAIGGSAMHNLALALHNKGYQVTGSDDAIFEPSKSRLEKKGILPAEMGWFPEKITADIDAIILGMHAKADNPELLKAQELGLKIYSYPEFLYEQSKNKTRVVIGGSHGKTTITSMILHVMHYHNIEVDYMVGAQLEGFNTMVHLTEENDFMVLEGDEYLSSPIDRRPKFHLYQPNIALISGIAWDHINVFPTYENYVEQFEIFIGKITNGGILVYNENDPEVKRVSEAAVNPIRKLAYHTPEYTVSDGVTLLKTPEGDMPIEVFGAHNLNNLAGAKWICQNMGVDESDFYEAIASFKGASKRLEKIAEGKGKVAYKDFAHSPSKVAATTKAVKEQYPNRTLVACLELHTYSSLNAEFLKEYEGALEYADVAVVFYSPDAVKIKQLEEVTYEQIATSFNRKDLIIYTNPTEFKEYLFHLNLDNSALLLMSSGNYGGLNFDEVKTLIE, from the coding sequence ATGAGAACACATTTCATCGCCATTGGCGGAAGTGCCATGCACAATCTGGCATTAGCATTGCATAACAAAGGATATCAGGTAACAGGTAGCGATGATGCTATTTTTGAGCCGTCAAAATCAAGATTGGAAAAAAAAGGAATTTTACCTGCTGAAATGGGCTGGTTTCCTGAAAAAATCACGGCTGATATTGATGCTATTATTTTAGGAATGCATGCAAAAGCTGATAATCCGGAATTGCTAAAAGCGCAGGAATTGGGGTTGAAGATTTATTCGTATCCTGAATTTTTGTACGAGCAGTCTAAAAATAAAACGCGTGTTGTAATTGGTGGTTCTCACGGAAAAACAACCATTACTTCGATGATTTTACACGTTATGCATTATCATAATATTGAAGTTGATTATATGGTGGGAGCTCAATTAGAGGGTTTCAATACAATGGTTCATCTTACGGAAGAAAATGATTTTATGGTTCTTGAAGGTGATGAATATTTATCTTCTCCAATAGACAGACGTCCAAAATTTCATTTATATCAGCCCAATATTGCTTTAATTTCTGGAATTGCGTGGGATCATATTAATGTTTTTCCAACGTATGAAAACTATGTGGAGCAATTTGAAATTTTTATTGGTAAAATAACAAATGGCGGAATATTGGTTTATAACGAAAATGACCCGGAAGTAAAACGTGTTTCTGAGGCTGCTGTAAATCCAATTCGTAAATTAGCATATCATACTCCTGAATATACAGTTAGTGACGGTGTAACTTTGCTAAAAACGCCAGAAGGAGATATGCCAATTGAAGTTTTTGGCGCACATAATTTAAATAATCTTGCCGGAGCAAAATGGATTTGTCAAAACATGGGCGTTGACGAATCCGATTTTTATGAAGCAATTGCGAGTTTTAAAGGTGCTTCAAAACGACTTGAAAAAATTGCTGAAGGAAAAGGAAAAGTGGCCTATAAAGATTTTGCGCATTCGCCAAGTAAAGTTGCTGCAACAACTAAAGCCGTTAAAGAACAATATCCAAACAGAACATTAGTGGCTTGTTTAGAATTGCATACGTATAGCAGTTTAAATGCTGAATTTTTGAAAGAATATGAAGGCGCACTTGAATATGCTGATGTTGCTGTAGTATTTTATTCTCCTGATGCTGTAAAAATTAAACAATTGGAAGAAGTAACTTACGAGCAAATTGCGACTTCTTTTAATAGAAAAGATTTAATTATTTACACGAATCCAACTGAGTTTAAAGAATATCTATTCCATTTAAATCTTGATAATTCTGCATTGCTATTGATGAGTTCCGGTAATTACGGCGGATTGAACTTTGATGAAGTCAAAACATTAATTGAATAA
- a CDS encoding tetratricopeptide repeat protein: MKKLLFFFLLMPILIWSQSNFDKAEKLFQAKKYQEAQPLFEEVLKSKPLDIKTMDYLGEIEAHQKSWVKAAEYFKKLKELRPTTADYFYKYGGCLAMRAVEVNRLKALGMVGEMKESFEKAIILDPKHIPARWALIEIYLQLPGILGGSESKAISYSNQLAQLSSVDGYLSRGRIDVYFERYTLAEKNYIKAHEIGKSKITFQKLYNLYLNKLKDPKKARELKQKFES; encoded by the coding sequence ATGAAAAAACTGCTATTCTTTTTTTTATTGATGCCCATTTTAATATGGTCACAATCGAATTTTGATAAGGCAGAAAAATTATTTCAGGCCAAAAAATATCAGGAAGCACAGCCTCTTTTTGAAGAAGTTTTAAAATCTAAACCTTTAGATATAAAAACGATGGATTATTTGGGCGAAATCGAAGCGCATCAAAAATCGTGGGTGAAAGCGGCTGAATATTTCAAAAAATTGAAAGAATTAAGACCTACAACAGCTGATTATTTTTATAAATATGGCGGCTGTTTAGCAATGAGAGCCGTAGAAGTAAACAGATTGAAAGCCTTGGGAATGGTTGGTGAAATGAAAGAATCATTTGAAAAAGCCATTATTCTGGATCCCAAACATATTCCGGCAAGATGGGCGCTGATCGAAATATATTTGCAATTGCCGGGAATTTTAGGCGGAAGCGAATCAAAAGCAATTTCATATTCAAATCAATTAGCACAATTATCTTCGGTTGATGGTTATTTGTCACGAGGAAGAATTGACGTTTATTTTGAGCGATATACTTTGGCAGAAAAAAATTATATTAAAGCGCATGAAATTGGTAAATCAAAAATCACATTTCAAAAATTATATAATTTATATTTGAATAAATTAAAAGACCCTAAAAAGGCGAGGGAATTAAAACAAAAGTTTGAGTCATAA
- a CDS encoding S46 family peptidase encodes MKKIILFLTMCLMAFPVRADEGMWFLMFIERLNHRDMEKMGLQLTSEEIYSINHHSLKDAIVQFNGGCTAEIVSKDGLVLTNHHCGYNAIAELSSAEQNYLKDGFWAKERSAEMKPKSLYVRFFVRMDDVSKRILSKVNDTMSETERNKIIQQEIALIEKENNEGGKYTVSVRPFFQGNEYYYFVYQDYTDVRLVGTPPESVGKFGGDTDNWEWPRQTGDFSMFRVYADKDGNPAAYSKENVALKPKHYLPVSIKGVKENDFAMILGYPGRTNRWMPAGGIEQNIKFAYPAWVEGAKTGMDQMKKYMDKDATVRLQYASKYASTANYWKNRQGMIDALTKAGTVDAKTAQEDKFYEWATKPANSQKYENVIPTINDYYRETNLKARHDNYLMQLLRTSGYAAGPANLGNALIAYYAENDAKKAEMLPKINTMIDNIYGEFYAPLEKDLLTAQLNLYASKAGEYGLATQIAKMKTENNGDFTADVTKATEVSYFTTKEKVLAFMADPKPLAIVHDPLYIISNDLLTKYRTKTDDQAKADDGFAIAYRELVEGLRESKLNAIQYPDANSTLRLTYGKVRALPADPRNDAKINNYTTMESMVKKYKAGDQEFDLPARLLELNKAKDFGQYADKAGYMPVNFLTDNDITGGNSGSPVLNGKGELIGIAFDGNIEAMAGDVIFDPKLQRTINVDIRYVLWIIDKYAGAKNIIDELTIVK; translated from the coding sequence ATGAAAAAAATAATTTTATTCTTGACCATGTGTTTGATGGCTTTTCCGGTAAGAGCTGATGAAGGAATGTGGTTTTTGATGTTTATCGAAAGATTGAACCATAGAGATATGGAAAAAATGGGCTTGCAATTAACGTCCGAAGAAATTTATAGTATTAATCACCATAGTTTAAAAGATGCGATTGTACAGTTTAATGGTGGTTGTACTGCTGAAATCGTGTCTAAAGACGGATTGGTTTTAACAAATCATCATTGTGGATATAATGCAATTGCAGAATTATCTTCGGCAGAACAAAACTATTTGAAAGATGGTTTCTGGGCAAAGGAAAGAAGTGCCGAAATGAAACCTAAATCATTATACGTTCGTTTCTTCGTACGTATGGACGATGTTTCTAAAAGAATTTTATCAAAAGTAAATGATACAATGTCTGAAACGGAAAGAAACAAAATCATTCAGCAAGAAATTGCTTTGATCGAAAAAGAGAATAATGAAGGCGGAAAATATACCGTTTCTGTTCGTCCTTTCTTTCAGGGAAATGAATATTACTATTTTGTTTACCAGGATTATACAGATGTTCGTTTAGTAGGAACGCCTCCTGAAAGTGTTGGTAAATTTGGTGGAGATACTGACAACTGGGAGTGGCCTCGTCAAACGGGAGATTTCTCTATGTTCAGAGTTTATGCTGATAAAGACGGAAATCCTGCAGCTTATTCTAAAGAAAATGTGGCTTTAAAACCTAAACATTATTTACCTGTAAGTATTAAAGGTGTAAAAGAAAATGATTTTGCCATGATTCTTGGATATCCGGGAAGAACAAATCGTTGGATGCCTGCTGGCGGAATTGAGCAAAACATAAAATTTGCTTATCCTGCATGGGTTGAAGGTGCAAAAACCGGAATGGACCAAATGAAAAAGTATATGGATAAAGATGCAACAGTTCGTTTGCAGTACGCATCTAAATATGCCTCGACAGCAAACTACTGGAAAAACCGTCAGGGAATGATCGACGCTTTAACAAAAGCGGGAACTGTAGATGCTAAAACGGCACAGGAAGATAAATTTTATGAGTGGGCAACTAAACCTGCAAATAGTCAAAAATATGAGAATGTAATTCCAACTATTAATGATTATTACAGAGAAACGAATTTAAAAGCGCGTCACGATAATTACTTAATGCAGCTTTTGCGTACTTCTGGTTATGCAGCCGGACCTGCAAATTTAGGAAATGCTTTGATTGCTTATTATGCTGAAAATGATGCTAAAAAAGCAGAAATGTTACCGAAGATTAATACAATGATCGATAATATTTACGGAGAGTTTTATGCACCGCTTGAAAAAGATTTGTTAACTGCGCAATTGAACTTATATGCTTCTAAAGCTGGTGAATATGGTTTAGCAACACAAATCGCTAAAATGAAAACAGAGAATAATGGTGATTTTACTGCAGATGTAACAAAAGCAACCGAAGTGAGTTATTTTACGACTAAGGAGAAAGTATTGGCTTTTATGGCTGATCCAAAACCTTTGGCAATTGTACACGATCCTTTGTATATTATTTCTAATGATTTGTTGACAAAATACCGTACTAAAACGGATGATCAGGCAAAAGCTGACGATGGTTTTGCAATTGCTTACCGTGAATTGGTTGAAGGTTTAAGAGAGTCTAAATTAAATGCGATTCAATATCCTGACGCAAACTCTACTTTAAGACTGACTTACGGAAAAGTTCGCGCTTTGCCTGCAGATCCACGTAATGATGCTAAAATAAATAATTATACTACTATGGAAAGTATGGTGAAAAAGTATAAAGCAGGAGATCAGGAATTTGATTTACCGGCACGTTTATTAGAGTTGAACAAAGCAAAAGATTTTGGTCAGTATGCTGATAAAGCAGGTTATATGCCAGTAAACTTTTTAACAGATAATGATATTACAGGTGGAAATTCCGGTTCTCCGGTTCTTAATGGAAAAGGAGAATTAATTGGAATTGCTTTTGACGGAAATATCGAAGCTATGGCGGGTGATGTTATTTTTGATCCTAAATTGCAAAGAACTATTAACGTAGATATTCGTTATGTTCTTTGGATTATCGACAAATATGCTGGAGCTAAAAATATTATTGATGAATTGACTATTGTAAAATAG
- a CDS encoding porin family protein, whose protein sequence is MKKLLLAVALLVVTIASAQKGSMLLGGNVGFTSEKIDDLKTENFEFSPKVGYQFADKWTAGVEGSIMTLKTTGFEKSEKYTIGGFLRYATPLSELFSVYADLGAGYQNTSLNNAKGMYASLTPALFINMKRGFGLNFSIGGLRYDNLDGKNDPRQERIGFDFGKTFNIGISKNFGL, encoded by the coding sequence ATGAAAAAATTATTATTAGCAGTTGCATTACTAGTTGTTACAATAGCTAGCGCACAAAAAGGTTCAATGTTATTAGGAGGAAATGTTGGATTTACATCTGAAAAAATTGACGATTTAAAAACCGAAAATTTCGAATTTTCGCCAAAAGTAGGATATCAATTTGCTGACAAATGGACTGCAGGAGTTGAAGGTTCGATTATGACTTTGAAAACTACAGGATTTGAAAAATCAGAAAAATACACAATTGGAGGATTCTTACGTTATGCAACTCCGCTTTCTGAATTATTTTCTGTTTATGCAGATTTAGGAGCAGGTTATCAAAACACTTCTTTAAATAATGCAAAAGGAATGTACGCAAGTCTTACGCCGGCATTATTTATTAATATGAAAAGAGGATTTGGTTTAAACTTCTCTATTGGAGGTCTTAGATACGATAATCTTGATGGTAAAAATGATCCAAGACAAGAGCGTATAGGTTTTGATTTTGGAAAAACATTTAACATCGGAATATCTAAAAACTTCGGATTATAA
- the obgE gene encoding GTPase ObgE, with the protein MTEGNFVDYVKIYVSSGKGGKGSTHLHREKFIEKGGPDGGDGGRGGHVYLVGNKGLWTLFHLKFARHIKAGHGGDGGGDRSTGADGEDKFIEVPLGTVVKDKETGETLFEITEDGEKRILSKGGKGGLGNWHFRSSTNQTPRYAQPGLPGVEMDVILELKVLADVGLVGFPNAGKSTLLSVLTSAKPKIADYPFTTLKPNLGIVAYRDYQSFVIADIPGIIEGAAEGKGLGHYFLRHIERNSTLLFLVPVDTPDIKGEYDILVNELTKYNPEMLDKERLLVISKCDMLDDELKAELKTELDVAFKDIPYMFISSVAQQGLTDLKDKLWKMLNE; encoded by the coding sequence ATGACAGAAGGAAATTTTGTAGATTATGTTAAGATATATGTTTCTTCCGGAAAGGGAGGAAAAGGATCTACACATTTACATAGGGAGAAATTTATTGAAAAAGGAGGCCCGGACGGTGGTGATGGTGGTCGCGGTGGACACGTATATTTGGTTGGTAATAAAGGTTTGTGGACATTATTTCACTTAAAATTTGCTCGTCATATCAAAGCCGGACACGGTGGAGACGGAGGGGGAGATCGTAGTACGGGTGCAGATGGAGAAGATAAATTTATCGAAGTGCCTTTAGGAACTGTTGTAAAAGACAAGGAAACCGGAGAAACTTTATTTGAAATTACGGAAGATGGCGAAAAAAGAATTCTTTCAAAAGGCGGAAAAGGCGGTTTAGGAAACTGGCATTTTAGAAGTTCAACAAATCAAACGCCACGATATGCACAGCCTGGTTTACCGGGTGTAGAAATGGATGTGATTTTAGAACTTAAAGTTTTGGCTGATGTTGGTTTGGTAGGATTTCCTAATGCTGGAAAATCAACTTTATTGTCTGTATTAACTTCTGCAAAACCAAAAATTGCCGATTATCCTTTTACAACTTTAAAACCAAATTTAGGAATTGTTGCTTACAGAGATTATCAGTCTTTTGTAATTGCTGATATTCCCGGAATTATTGAAGGTGCTGCCGAAGGAAAAGGGTTAGGACATTATTTTCTGCGTCATATTGAACGTAATTCAACATTGTTGTTTTTGGTTCCTGTTGATACGCCGGATATTAAAGGTGAATACGATATTTTGGTTAATGAGTTAACGAAATATAATCCTGAAATGCTGGACAAAGAACGTCTTTTGGTAATTTCTAAATGCGATATGCTGGATGACGAACTTAAAGCTGAATTAAAAACAGAATTAGATGTTGCTTTTAAGGATATTCCTTATATGTTTATTTCATCTGTTGCACAGCAAGGTTTAACAGATTTAAAAGATAAACTTTGGAAAATGCTGAACGAATAA